Genomic DNA from Brassica rapa cultivar Chiifu-401-42 chromosome A04, CAAS_Brap_v3.01, whole genome shotgun sequence:
ATGAAATGGCTGATGTAGTGACAGATTTTGCAGGTCAGAGGTGAGGTGGTGTGTAGCCCCACTGTCAAGGAGCCAGTTGTCTGGTGCGTAGGAGGATGCGCCAGCAAAGTTTGCCCGTGGCTGCCAAGGTTTGAACGGGTTGAGCTGAGTCTGTGCGTTCGAGTGCTGCGTGAGAAGCTGAGGACACCTTTTTGCGGAATGTCCTTGAACAGCGCAGATTTGGCACCGGCCAAGGTATGGTTTTGGAGACCGGTTGTCTTGCCTTGCTGGTGACTGAAAGTTGTTGTGATTCttgtagttgttgttgttgttgtagcgCTGGCGATTGTtgtagttgttgttgtttccATGCTGCTGAGCCATGTTTGCAGTCGCAGGAACGGGAGAAGAGACGGTGTCAGGGGCAGCTAGCAACTTAGCTTCATGATTCAAGAGTTTCTCTTGAAGTTCAGTTATTGTTGGTGGTGCATCGCGACCTTCGATCTGATCTACAACGGTCTTATAGTCTTCAGGGAGACCATCAAGTATCAGATCAATCTGATCCTCATGATCAACAGCCTTCCCAAGGATGGCAAGCTGATCCAAACGAGCAATATGCCCTTGGAGGTAAATGTCAATcgtcttattctccttcttccAGTTCTTAAGTTGAGTTTTGAGCTGCTTGATGTGTCCTCTGCTGGGCTTGGCATAGGTGAAGGACAGAGTGTTCCAAACTTCATATGCTGTGGTGGCACGAGAGACAATGGGCTGAACAGCAAAAGAGAGAGCCCCGATCAGTGCGCTGTAAATAAGCTGATCCTGTCGCTTCCACACGGTGTATGCCGGATTAACGGAGACTTCGGCATCAGTGGTGATTGTTTGAGACGGAATGGTGAGAGATCCGTCAAGATGGCCAATCAGGCCGTAGCCATCAAGCAAGGCACGGACTTGGAGGCTCCACATCAGGTAATTGGTTGCTGTGAGCTTAGAGACATTAGTCATGTTAATGTTGAGAAGTTTTTGGGTGGGGTTTTCAATGGTGATAGTCTCGACAGGGGAGTTGTTTTCAGATGAAGACATGGCGGCTgttaagaaagaaaaaggatTTTAGGTTTGCTAGGTATCGTtagagctctgataccatatagaTTGAATGTATTACTTTATTACTTAGGGgaatttacaatatatagagttATACAAACGTGAAGAGAAAGCTAGAAGTTAATGGAGAATATACAACTTTACAAATATGTATCTATGGGATCTCCTTTCCTTATCAACACATGTTACTATTCAACAACGTTAATTTGATTTTAATCCTGTTTATTGCTAAGAGCTGAAACTGATTGATGATTCTTGTCTGTTTAAAGAGATTGGTTGTCGGTTACTCAAAACAGTAAAGCTTTTTCTTATTACGTCATGTATTATGTCTCAAGACTTGTCACCGAGAAAACAGGGTAACACAAAAAGTAGAAAAAACAGACAAAAACTTACTACAAAAGAGCAACGGTCTGTCTTAAGGAAGTATGATATCATTCTTGCAGAGGCTTCCAATTCTCCATCTTCATACCCAAGATAAGACTGCAACGGTCTCTCTTAAGGAAGTATGAAGCCTTGGTTTCTACACATTTCACCCTTTATAGGGTATTTATTTTTCAAGCACCTATTGGTGTAAGCTTTGATTTGTTTTCgtcttctgtttttttctttcctccGACAATGAGTTTGGAGATCAAACATTGAATTTATTTcaaggataaaaaaaaaaaaaagagcagaAACAGCAGATGAAAAAGCCAAGTCAAAAAGCGTATTTACACGATTCAGACACTACAAAACCAAATTCGGGGGCCACAAACATTAGACCGGTCGTATTGGCAAAACTAAACGACTCGATGTCTAATCCATCCTCCAATCTCTCATTTTCTCCTTTGTAAGTTAAACTAATTTCTTCTTTACGACAACAAGTGGAGGAGGGAAAAAGCGAGAGTGAATGCAACCTCTTATCTGTTTGGAATGTCAAAAACTATTTGTTTTCCTGAATCGAGCtgaatcaaatatatatgtacACATTCCTGGTTTTGGCTATTACCCGTTAAGCTTAGCTAAGAAGTGGAAATTGCTCGCACATGTTTGATCAATAGTAATGATAAGAAATTAGTAATGACATCCATAAATTGCTCGCACATGTCCAGACCTGTCCCATATATCGTCAGAAGTCTGCTCAGATGCATCAGTCAAGTAAAACAAAAGTTTTGGTGCATAAGAGTCAACTTTACAAAGAACGAGAAGAACCAATAGTAATGATGTAATAATAGACTTAAAGAATGGCTTGGGCTGGTTTTCAagaaatatgtatatacatactAGCCTAGTATATCAGAACTCATGAATTACTGACCTAGACGTCGTCGGAGATTCTTCTTCTGAAGAGCCACTCGGTCCCTTGAATTCTTGGAATTGTCATTCAAAACGTCATACTCCTGCAACAATAAGAGTTTCTCCATAAACAGCTAATAGTTTGGCTATATATGAGTTCATGCTTGTTTGTGGCAAAGGAACTGcgacatatttaaaaaaaaaacggaaaTGTGTGAGGAGAAAAATAGGTAAGCTATCATGTACCATCAAGTGATTGATTGTGTTGAAAAAGCACTTAGATTAGCTACAAATAGAGTAACAGAACTTCTTAAGGCAAAATAATGATACTAAACAGAAAAAAATCCAACAGAGTAGCGACTAACCAACATGTTTTCTTACGATGCCAAGAGAGTTAATTAAACCTAAAACACTTTTAAGAATCTAACCAGATTACCATCAAACTTTATGTTATTTCGATGGCTTACTTATTCCAAACAATTTATGACTGACAGAAAGGTAATTTCCACAAAGACCTTTGCCTAGTCCTAAAGACAAGACATCAGTGACACAATTACACAAAATATAAATCACCTGCAGTTATACAGACTGGTCAAAGACGAGTAGACACTAGTAAATGATAAAATTACCTGTCCACCAGATGCCAACAAAGCGCCAAACTCTAAAACCTTATTCATCTCGAAGCTGTTAGCACATGCCAAAAGTTAAGGACACCGGGCGACATTAATATGACCAAGACATCAAAAGACATATGTATTGGGTAACAGATCTATTTATAACCTTCTGAAGGGAGCATTTTCTTGAAGTTTGGACTGTAGATTGCCCGAAGCCACCACTTCATCTACATTAGCAGATAACCCAGCCTCACCCAACTTTGTTGCGAAAGAATTTAAGAGTTCACTCAATGAAGTATGCTTGACATTCAGAACAATGGCACCAATAGCATGAGAAGCAGCAACCCTTGTATCCCACTTTTTACTACGGAGGTAATGCAAAACCTAATTTCCGGAAAATAGAGTTATGCTAAATGTACAAATAGGAAAATCCAGTGTAAAGAAGAACTTGGCAGTTAAAAAAGAAGTAAAGCTAAACTATAATGCCAAGACGGAATATTATGAGATATATGATACCTAATAATGCAGAAGAAACTAGGtctcaagaaaacaaaaacaaaacctagCCTGAgtacatatattatttaattctaaAGACCAGATGTCCAAACAAAGCTTGAGCTTCAATCTACTAACATAAACTCTAGTACAAGTTAAACCCTGAAATAGGAAGGTGGTCACCCTACTTAAGATTTCAATGTAAAATCCCATCGGACTGCTCCAGACATTCTTTAGGAGCAGTATGGGGTAGACAAATTGTATGATGGGCATGCTCAAACAATGCTGAGCCTAATAAAAACGTATCATAACTAAGTGTCAAACATTAGAAGGAGCTCCTAGAGATCATAGTTGTGTATATAGCAATATGCAGCACCTTTCTCCAGCCGTGCACAAACTTGTGATAGACATTGGACAACCAGATAACACATCGAATGAAAGCTTTAAATTCACCACTAAATTGGAGATTTACAACTAATCCGGATCAACGAGTCCACTGAACAGATTGGGCAGAATATTAggtctacaaaaaaaaaatactacttGCAAAGAGAAGGGCATAACAAACATAGCTAACTTCCACAGACACTGTCAGTTATTTTTCCAAGAGTATATAACAATCAACCAAAGCCCTATATCTCTGTAATCAGATGCCCTAACCATACAAAAGTAAACCCAAATCTTTTATACTAGGTAATCCAGTATCCTTATGCATGAAGATAATCAATTCGGTAACGAAATCGTATCCTATTAATTATcgaaaataaagaaaactttaTACCTTCCTCAAAAGAGAGCTCAAGTCCTGAGGATGAGACTTTGCAATGTCTCCGATCAGCCTGGCTGCAGTAAGCCGAGTGGTTTGTGTTGAACCAGCtaagaagaaaataataatcaagGGCAACATATATAATTAGGATGCAAAGGCAATACAACGAGAAATACATTATCAAAACGAAGAAACGTCGTCACAAGAGTACTGTCCAAGGATACTGTCCAACAATGTAAGGAGACGACTGAGTCGCGAAgattgttgttgctgctgcgcCATGATGGCcacagtgaagaagaagaagaagacgatgacAACAAGAGTGAACCTCTCCTCTTGGCTTCACTTCCACATCCAATCTCATCTAATCACTTTGCGATAACTAACCCTACGATACACACACTACGTATAAATCATTCACGCAAAATCGAATCAGCTATTCGGAAATTGAATATCgaaagcctttttttttttatagttattcGATTTGCTCGGGATAGCCGTTTGTCATCGTCATCCTCGTGTGATTTTTCTAGGGAAAATTCGAGGAAGAaggaaaaggaaacaaattagggtttagtgttgtTACCTGGTTAGGCTGCGAGGTATTCAAGAGCAGAGAATGCTTGTGCTAATATATAATGctggttggttggttggttccttcttcttcctcctcctcttttcTTTTAGCGCGCGCACGAACCAGAAAAAAATTgcaaaatacaaaaacaaataattaaaaacaaattcgGGGAAAACACGTTCCTTTTTCGTCCGTTGGGAATAAAACCGTTTTTCTCtgtaactaaaaaataataacataaaattCGAAAATTGCTAACTAATATGTTCAAAATGttacttttagattttttgtacattttaataaaacatattaaatttatatatattgtgattttctttttttcttccatattttaagccaataataatctaataaatacaattaaattttttgaaatttgcaataaattaataaaacatgtattaaaatacaaaaaatagatctttttgaaaccattttttttctctagaatatgTAATTTTATGAAACGGAGTATGTTGATGCTTGATGACAGTATCTTTAAGTTGAGTTTAgtgttttgattatttaaaactagaactgaaaatgattttaaataatccTCTTTCATTCCATTTTTAATAATCGTTTTCAATTTGTGtatataaattaagaaaatatttaattttttatattttcaatataaaatatcattacttatatatttaaccatatttcaaccaatagaaaaatatatatgagattaaattaataaatgtgttttgaaattttaaaacaacatctattttataacaaaaaaatctctataaaaataattaatttacaacggagggagtatatgaagaaggtgatcaatatatatatataaacacatctaatttaatatattgtttttttaactAAGTTAATATATTGTTCTACTGATTTCGAATGATTCAGTTTTCTTTATATTCTACTTGAGGACAATTTCAATATCATATGCCATGTTGCTCCTCCCTTTCGATGTGTCTATGTTTCTTGAGCCTCGTCATTAAGTGCTGCTCGCTCAGTATATGGCTCTCATCTTTCCAGTTCGGGTTAGTGTTTTCTCATGTTAATGTTTCCTCTGGTTTTGGCATGATATCTTCAGGTTCAGTGTCGTTTGTTGCTTGTGCATGGTCTTGGCTATGTAGCGTCCACTCCCCATAGGCCATAgatgtttttttcatttttttcgtCTTCGTTTCACCAATTCCTCTAGTGACAATCATTtggatataatataataaaaaaacaacaagTTATGACTAATAAAAACCCTAGTCTtatgaatataataaaaaaacaacaagTTATGGCCAAACGTATAAATCAACTCTTGTTTTTATATCACCagcaatgtttttttaatatagtttttagaAACCTGTCCTGGTATATAAATGAAGTCTTGTTACATTAAGTCAAAATCCCAGAGAAGTGTTCGAAGGGGAGAAAGCAAAGAACAGAGCAAAACATATCTAGCTTGTGAAAAACGATGGATAGGCTTGATGGACCACCACGTCTCATACTAGTTGCTGATCTCGACTGCACGTTGGTATGTTCCTGATTCATCTCAAAATACTTCTGGTTTCAACaatcatttttaaaatcatatatatacattatcaTTTACTGTATATGCCTCAAATGCGTAGGTTGATCACGATGATCCTGAAAACACACATCTCCTAAGATTTAACGCGCTATGGGAAGCTCACTATCGCCATGACTCATTGCTTGTTTACTCCACCGGAAGGTCTATGCGTTCTTACTTGAGCCTAAGGAACAAGAAACCGTTGCTGACTCCGGACATCGCCATAACTTCTGTCGGTTCTGAGATTGCATACTGTGGCGAGTCGATAGTGTTTGATGATGTTTGGGTGGCTCGTTTGAGTGAAATGTGGAACAGAGACATTGTCGTCGAGGAAACTTCTAAGTTCTCTCAACTTGAGCCACAGGTATATACTACAATGTGTTGCCGTGTGAGTATTTGATATAATAGTCCTTGCTGCGTTGACTTTGACTTTCTGTTTAAGGTGAAGAGAAGCATCTTTTTAACATTACAATGTGTTTGGTCTGTTGGCAAAGATAGTTGTGTAGAAGCATTAACAGGGCCGAGCACATCAGAATGAAACATTCACATTGCTCTCAAATTCTAAAGAGATATTATACATATCATATTCTCCAAactgttgaatttttttatattaagatTAACATAAAAATGTTTATGGTCCACTAAATCTCAGAACCGACCATGAGCATTAACCAATTTTGTTAggatatattatatagttaatttagACAGTTGTTATGGTCTCTATATTATCTAAGGGTTTCTGAATTGGAATAAAGGCATATGTATAGATGAAGCTGGTTGGGTGTAGTCCACCATACATATATGGAAAGTTCCTATTTTTAGTATATAACGTTAGATCTTGATGCCAGCTTCAGAGTTTTGCTTTGCTCTTTGGACACCCTGATTTGAATTTCTATGTTGTATCTCTTGCTGAATCTGTTTTATAGCCAAAGAGGAGTCAAGAGCAGCACAAAGTGAGTTTTTATGTGGAAAGAGAACATGCTGTGGAAATAATGAAGGTTCTCCCAGGGATACTAATGGAGCGTGGGGTGAGACTTTTCTTTGTACCCCTCATGTGAATTTTAATGGTTATTCTTGTCATAGATTGTTCCTTTTGGTGCCGAT
This window encodes:
- the LOC103863241 gene encoding TATA-binding protein-associated factor BTAF1; protein product: MAQQQQQSSRLSRLLTLLDTGSTQTTRLTAARLIGDIAKSHPQDLSSLLRKVLHYLRSKKWDTRVAASHAIGAIVLNVKHTSLSELLNSFATKLGEAGLSANVDEVVASGNLQSKLQENAPFRSFEMNKVLEFGALLASGGQEYDVLNDNSKNSRDRVALQKKNLRRRLGQ